From one Macaca nemestrina isolate mMacNem1 chromosome 3, mMacNem.hap1, whole genome shotgun sequence genomic stretch:
- the LOC105463563 gene encoding nitric oxide-associated protein 1, with translation MLPARLQFRLLSLFFRGFAPTAARHGLREPLLGRRRAAASSFQHSSSLGRELPYDPVDTEGFGEGADMQERFLFPEYIPEPELEPTREEQLQELQQQQEEEERQRQQRREERRQQNLRTRPREHPVVGHPDAAVPPSGVNCSGCGAELHCQDPGVPGYLPCDKFLRTAEADGGLARTVCQRCWLLVHHRRALRLQVSREQYLELVSAALRRPGPSLVLYMVDLLDLPDALLPDLPALVGPKQLIVLGNKVDLLPQDAPGYRQRLRERLWDDCARAGLLLAPGHQGPQIPVKNEPQDGENSNPPNWSRTVVRDVRLISAKTGYGVEELISALQRSWRYRGDVYLVGATNAGKSTLFNTLLESDYCTAKGSEAIDRATISPWPGTTLNLLKFPICNPTPYRRFKRHQRLKKDSTQAEEDLSEQEQNQLNVLKKHGYVVGRVGRTFLYSEEQKDTVPFEFDADSLAFDMENEPVMGTHKSTKQVELTAQDVKDAHWFYDTPGITKENCILNLLTEKEVNIVLPTQSIVPRTFVLKPGMVLFLGAIGRIDFLQGNQSAWFTVVASNTLPVHITSLDRADTLYQKHAGHTLLQVPMGGKERMAGFPPLVAEDIMLKEGRGGSEAVADIKFSSAGWVSVTPNVKGRLHLRGYTPEGTVLTVRPPLLPYIVNIKGERIKKSVAYKTKKPVSLVFNVRKKKGQIDV, from the exons ATGCTGCCCGCTCGCCTGCAGTTCAGGCTGCTGAGCCTTTTCTTTCGTGGATTCGCTCCCACGGCAGCGCGCCATGGCCTCCGGGAGCCGCTCTTGGGGAGGAGGCGCGCTGCCGCCTCCTCCTTCCAGCACTCATCGAGTCTGGGACGCGAGCTTCCTTATGACCCCGTGGACACGGAGGGCTTTGGAGAAGGTGCTGACATGCAGGAGCGTTTTCTGTTCCCGGAGTACATCCCGGAGCCGGAGCTGGAGCCCACCCGCGAAGAGCAGCTGCAGGAGCTCCAGCaacagcaggaggaggaggagcgaCAGAGGCAGCAGCGGCGGGAGGAGCGGCGACAGCAAAACCTACGGACCAGGCCCCGGGAGCACCCGGTCGTGGGGCACCCGGACGCGGCAGTGCCGCCCAGCGGCGTGAACTGCTCGGGCTGCGGGGCAGAGCTGCACTGCCAGGACCCCGGCGTGCCCGGCTACCTGCCCTGCGACAAGTTCCTCCGCACGGCGGAGGCAGACGGCGGGCTGGCGCGGACCGTGTGCCAGCGATGCTGGCTGCTGGTGCACCACCGGCGCGCTCTACGCCTGCAGGTGAGCCGCGAGCAGTACCTGGAGCTGGTGAGCGCCGCGTTGCGGCGGCCCGGGCCTTCCCTGGTTCTCTACATGGTGGACCTGCTCGACCTGCCCGACGCCCTGCTGCCCGACTTGCCCGCGCTGGTGGGCCCCAAGCAGCTGATCGTGCTGGGAAACAAAGTGGACCTCCTGCCCCAGGATGCTCCTGGCTACCGGCAGAGGCTGCGGGAGCGACTGTGGGACGACTGTGCCCGGGCCGGGCTCCTGCTGGCCCCTGGCCACCAAGGGCCACAGATCCCCGTCAAGAACGAGCCACAGGACGGGGAGAATTCGAATCCGCCGAACTGGTCCCGCACGGTGGTCAGAGACGTGCGACTGATCAGCGCCAAGACCGGCTATGGAGTGGAAGAGTTGATCTCTGCCCTTCAGCGCTCCTGGCGCTACCGTGGGGACGTCTACTTAGTGGGCGCCACCAACGCCGGCAAATCCACTCTCTTTAACACGCTCCTGGAGTCCGATTACTGCACCGCCAAGGGCTCCGAGGCCATCGACAGAGCCACCATCTCCCCTTGGCCAG GTACTACATTAAACCTTCTAAAGTTTCCTATTTGCAACCCAACTCCTTACAGAAGGTTTAAAAGACATCAAAGACTTAAAAAAGATTCAACTCAAGCTGAAGAAGATCTTAGTGAGCAAGAACAAAATCAGCTTAATGTCCTGAAAAAGCATGGTTATGTCGTAG GAAGGGTTGGAAGGACATTCTTGTATTCAGAAGAACAGAAGGATACAGTTCCCTTTGAGTTTGATGCTGATTCACTTGCCTTTGACATGGAAAATGAACCTGTTATGGGTACGCACAAATCCACCAAACAAGTAGAATTGACTGCACAAGATGTGAAAGATGCCCACTGGTTTTATGACACCCCTGgaattacaaaagaaaactgT ATTTTAAATCTTCTAacagaaaaagaagtaaatattgTTTTGCCAACACAGTCCATTGTTCCAAGAACTTTTGTGCTTAAACCAGGAATGGTTCTGTTTTTGGGTGCTATAGGCCGCATAGATTTCCTGCAG GGAAATCAGTCAGCTTGGTTTACAGTCGTGGCTTCCAACACCCTCCCTGTGCATATCACCTCCTTGGACAGGGCAGACACTCTGTATCAGAAGCATGCAGGTCATACGTTACTCCAG GTTCCAATGGGTGGAAAAGAACGAATGGCAGGATTTCCTCCTCTTGTTGCTGAAGATATTATGTTAAAAGAAGGACGGGGGGGATCTGAAGCAGTGGCAGACATCAAGTTTTCCTCTGCAG GTTGGGTTTCAGTAACACCTAATGTTAAGGGCAGACTGCATCTCCGAGGCTATACACCTGAAGGAACAGTTTTGACCGTCCGGCCCCCTCTCTTGCCATATATTGTTAACATCAAAGGAGAGCGCATCAAGAAAAGTGTGGCCTATAAAACCAAGAAGCCTGTTTCCCTTGTATTCAACGTGCGGAAGAAGAAAGGACAGATAGATGTATGA